The genome window CCTAACTTATACTGGAATTTACAGAGGGACTGGATGGGAAGGTTTTTTTATTAAAACCGATGATAATATAGTCGCTTGTAAAAGAGAGGAAATCACACCAGAATTGCTAAAAACTTTGAAAAAGGGAGATCCTATCACATTTACAGCGCTACCAATTCACAACATACTCATTCCAAAAGAATGAACTGCCGCCTCTCACAAAAAAAGCAATCTCTGAAAAAATTTTAAATAACAGTGATGTTAGAAAAAATCTGAGTAAAATTCAGGAGTTATCGAAGATTATTTATGGCAATGCAGAAATATTGGATGAAAAAATGAAGCTTATTCAAGAAGACCACAATTTAGCTTTAAACATTGCTCAACAAATTAAAAAATCTCCTACATTTATCTCAGATCTTACAGGAAAGACGCCTCTTTTTATAAAAGATCAAACACGCAAAGATGCTGAACAAAACATTACTTCTCTTTGTTATGCAATTGGAGATCATGCATCTACCCTCAAGCATGTTGAGAATAAAATCACCCAAGAACATCTTGGAACCAAATGTGCAAAAAGCATACTGTCTCAACACCTGATAAAATCTGCAAAAACTCTTTTCACTACAAAAAGAACAACAGGAAACAATCTTATCTTCATCGCCTTCTCTACGATAGGAACTCGATGCCTATCAAAGGCACTCAACAATCGTCTTTCAGTCAATGAAAAACAGGCAATAGAACAAGATAATTACATGGAACTCGCTAACAGCATCGGCACATCAATTAAGAATGCTAAGAAAATTGCCCAAATAATGAAGCTTGCAAAGGAAGCGCAAAAGCAAGCTGGAATATCTAAAAT of Bartonella ancashensis contains these proteins:
- a CDS encoding BID domain-containing T4SS effector, giving the protein MSEKILNNSDVRKNLSKIQELSKIIYGNAEILDEKMKLIQEDHNLALNIAQQIKKSPTFISDLTGKTPLFIKDQTRKDAEQNITSLCYAIGDHASTLKHVENKITQEHLGTKCAKSILSQHLIKSAKTLFTTKRTTGNNLIFIAFSTIGTRCLSKALNNRLSVNEKQAIEQDNYMELANSIGTSIKNAKKIAQIMKLAKEAQKQAGISKIDRSKAMAVKY